One stretch of Prunus persica cultivar Lovell chromosome G1, Prunus_persica_NCBIv2, whole genome shotgun sequence DNA includes these proteins:
- the LOC18792306 gene encoding alpha-glucan water dikinase 2 isoform X4 yields the protein MAASSSSQSPVPRLHHFELVERMKLQINVSGSSRGRNVRLEFQLSNYANSWILHWGCLFRGNMNWFIPNDRSLGSQAYKQGSLQTPFTKKGELYLLTIELRDPNLHAIEFVLKDGSRERWLKLNHGNFRIEIPETDPTTLMPPIPKELIEQNACLAWESKGRPVSSPQQEKQDYEVALRDLQSQMSKGISLNELQCSFSNSSSKRMVDNREQLRSGMSYPYKRKHNVEQWLQKHSTGSAKNASMPNSALMDLVDKSMGGDDVVSRISYHVGNYEIVVLSKMVRGEYHIFVAMNMRGAIVLHWGVSKLSPGEWLAPPPEILPKKSNLVPGACQTYFTDISTGKGSFQVVDINLQQSNLLGIQFVIWSGGSSWIKNNGTNFFVGVTPVISSGKASGDGDGIFKWLLDEISRREKEAERSLMHRFNIATELTERCKNEGEFGLVGILVWLRFMSCRHLTWNKNYNVKPREISEAQDRFTNLLQRIYLNQPNDREIVRLLMTHVGRGGQGDVGQRIRDEILVVQRNNDCKGGMMEEWHQKLHNNSSPDDVIICEALLNYIKSGFRVDVYWKALNTNGLTKEKLASYDRPIVSEPHFRADTKEGLIHDLTAYLKTLKAVHSGADLESAIEVLVPPNKAHDFTSTGFNYVCDLSPKLQECLKFVKVHLGDEDIVQLMEKLLESRIELRPVLIANHRRLKDILFLDLALDSAVRTTMERGLKNLNFAHLPEIMFFISLVLENVCLSTVNNEDLIYCTKDWYHICELYKPNDGQWALQTKAILDRLQLVLADRSQCHQNKIQPSAKYLGNLLGIQKSAIDTFSEELIRAGSAAILSALINRFYPILRKVANLGCWQVISPVDVCGVVLCVNELRSIQNKVYRKPTILIATRVTGEEEIPDGVVAVLTPDVPDVLSHVSIRARNEKVCFATCFDPNILRDLKSKEGKSISILVKSANIIIRDISSSNFSFKSFGTQSNHQGLKLRKKAFCGKYAISVEEFTSEVVGAKSCNLKFLRGKVPTWIKIPTSVAIPFGAFEKVLSEDFNKTSELKSKMRSSGIPWPGDEGDERWNHAWQAIKKVWASKWNERAFISCRKANLDHENICMAVLVQEIICADYAFVIHTKNPLSGDTSEIYTEIVKGLGETLVGAYPGRAMSFITKKSNLSSPIVIGYPSKPIGLYSKKSIIFRSDSNAEDLEGYAGAGLYDSVIMDKEEKIVLDYSRDRMIIDRAFQVSLFSRIAEVGKIVEGLYGRPQDIEGVVKDGVIYVVQSRPQI from the exons ATGGCAGCCTCCAGTTCATCGCAGTCCCCTGTTCCTCGGCTCCATCATTTTGAGCTCGTTGAACGCATGAAGCTTCAG ATTAATGTCTCTGGGTCTTCTAGAGGACGCAATGTTAGGCTTGAATTTCAGCTCAGCAACTATGCCAACAGTTGGATTCTTCACTGGGGCTGTCTTTTCCGTGGAAATAT GAACTGGTTCATTCCCAATGATCGTTCTTTGGGTTCACAAGCTTACAAGCAAGGCTCATTGCAGACACCATTCACCAAG AAAGGAGAATTGTATTTGTTAACCATTGAGTTGCGGGACCCCAACCTACATGCTATTGAATTTGTTCTTAAAGATGGTAGTCGTGAGAGATG GTTGAAACTGAATCATGGGAACTTCCGGATAGAAATTCCTGAGACTGATCCAACTACTTTAATGCCTCCTATACCAAAAGAGCTGATTGAACAGAATGCATGTTTAGCTTGGGAAAGCAAGGGCAGGCCCGTGAGCTCGCCACAACAAGAAAAG CAAGATTATGAAGTTGCTTTAAGAGATCTACAAAGTCAGATGTCAAAAGGAATATCCTTGAATGAGTTGCAGTGTAGTTTTTCAAACTCcagttccaaaagaatggttGATAATAGAGAGCAACTGAGGAGTGGAATGTCATACCCTTACAAAAGGAAGCATAATGTTGAGCAGTGGTTGCAAAAGCATTCCACAGGATCTGCCAAAAATGCTAGCATGCCAAATTCAGCTCTGATGGATCTTGTAGACAAATCTATGGGAGGAGATGATGTGGTTTCACGGATAAGTTATCATGTTGGAAACTATGAGATAGTG GTCCTTTCAAAAATGGTTAGGGGTGAGTATCACATCTTCGTTGCTATGAATATGAGAGGTGCTATAGTGCTTCACTGGGGTGTTTCAAAATTGTCCCCTGGGGAATGGTTG GCTCCACCACCAGAGATATTGcctaaaaaatcaaatttggttCCTGGAGCATGTCAAACTTATTTTACTGATATATCAACTGGAAAGGGGTCCTTTCAG gttgTAGATATTAATCTGCAGCAAAGCAATTTGCTTGGTATCCAATTTGTGATATGGTCTGGTGGGTCTTCCTGGATAAAAAATAATGGCACAAACTTCTTTGTTGGCGTGACACCAGTGATTTCTAGTGGAAAG GCCAGTGGAGATGGTGACGGAATTTTCAAATGGTTACTTGATGAAATATCTCGAAGAGAAAAGGAGGCTGAGAGGTCGTTGATGCACAG ATTCAACATTGCAACGGAACTCACAGAACGGTGCAAAAATGAAGGGGAGTTTGGGCTTGTTGGTATATTAGTGTGGTTGAGGTTCATGTCATGCAGGCATCTCACATGGAACAAGAACTACAATGTGAAACCTCG TGAAATTAGCGAAGCTCAGGATAGGTTTACCAATCTACTACAAAGAATATATTTAAACCAGCCAAATGATCGGGAAATTGTGAGACTACTAATGACACATGTTGGTCGTGGAGGTCAGGGAGATGTTGGACAGAGAATTCGCGATGAAATACTTGTCGTTCAG AGAAATAATGATTGCAAGGGTGGCATGATGGAGGAATGGCACCAAAAGTTGCACAATAATAGTAGCCCAGATGATGTGATAATTTGCGAG GCACTCTTAAATTACATAAAGTCTGGTTTTAGAGTTGATGTTTATTGGAAAGCATTAAATACAAATGGTCTCACAAAAGAGAAGCTTGCAAGTTATGACCGACCAATTGTGTCAGAGCCTCATTTCAGGGCTGATACTAAGGAGGGACTCATCCATGATCTCACAGCATACTTGAAGACATTAAAG GCTGTTCATTCAGGTGCTGACCTCGAATCAGCTATTGAAGTTTTGGTTCCCCCAAATAAG GCTCATGATTTCACAAGCACTGGATTTAATTATGTTTGTGATTTGTCACCTAAGTTGcag GAGTGCCTGAAATTTGTCAAAGTACATCTTGGTGATGAAGATATTGTTCAACTGATGGAG aaGTTACTGGAATCTCGTATTGAGCTTCGTCCTGTTCTGATTGCCAACCACAGAAGACTAAAAGATATACTCTTCCTTGATCTTGCTTTGGATTCAGCTGTCAGAACAACTATGGAAAGGGGGCTCAAAAATCTGAATTTTGCACACTTACCA GAGATTATGTTCTTCATTTCATTGGTGCTTGAAAATGTATGCTTGTCGACAGTTAACAATGAAGACCTCATTTACTGCACCAAG GACTGGTACCATATCTGTGAATTATACAAACCCAACGATGGTCAGTGGGCATTACAAACAAAGGCCATTCTTGATCGGTTACAATTAGTACTTGCTGATAGGTCTCAGTGTCACCAGAATAAGATCCAGCCTAGTGCGAAATATCTCGGAAATCTGCTTGGTATTCAGAAATCAGCG ATTGATACTTTCTCTGAGGAGTTAATTAGGGCTGGATCAGCAGCTATTCTGTCTGCTCTCATTAATCGTTTTTATCCCATTCTGAGAAAGGTGGCAAACTTAGGCTG TTGGCAGGTTATCAGCCCAGTTGATGTGTGTGGCGTTGTACTTTGCGTTAATGAGCTCCGTAGTATTCAGAACAAAGTCTATAGAAAGCCAACCATTTTAATTGCAACTAGAGTAACGGGAGAAGAGGAGATTCCAGATGGAGTTGTTGCCGTTCTGACACCTGATGTACCAGATGTTCTATCACATGTCTCTATAAGAGCAAGAAATGAAAAG GTATGCTTTGCGACATGCTTTGATCCTAATATTCTCAGAGATCTGAAGTCGAAGGAAGGTAAATCAATATCAATACTAGTGAAGTCAGCAAATATTATTATCAG AGACatcagtagctccaatttttctttcaaatcctTTGGTACTCAGTCCAACCATCAAGGATTAAAGTTAAGAAAGAAGGCTTTCTGCGGTAAATATGCCATTTCAGTTGAGGAGTTCACTAGTGAGGTG GTTGGCGCAAAATCatgcaatttaaaatttttgagaGGAAAGGTGCCAACATGGATTAAAATTCCAACGTCAGTAGCCATACCATTTGGAGCCTTTGAGAAAGTCCTATCAGAAGATTTTAATAAG ACTTCTGAGCTTAAGAGCAAAATGAGAAGTTCAGGGATACCTTGGCCTGGTGATGAAGGTGATGAGAGGTGGAATCATGCTTGGCAAGCAATAAAGAAG GTTTGGGCTTCAAAGTGGAATGAAAGAGCCTTTATTAGTTGCAGGAAAGCTAACTTAGATCATGAAAATATATGCATGGCTGTATTGGTTCAAGAAATTATCTGCGCTGATTATGCTTTTGTAATTCACACAAAGAATCCCTTATCAGGGGATACCTCAGAGATCTATACCGAG ATAGTTAAGGGCTTGGGTGAGACTTTGGTGGGTGCATATCCTGGACGTGCCATGAGCTTCATTACCAAAAAATCTAATCTAAGTTCTCCAATT GTTATTGGTTATCCAAGCAAGCCAATAGGATTATACAGTAAGAAGTCTATCATATTCAGATCAGACTCAAACGCTGAGGACCTGGAAGGATATGCTGGTGCTGGGCTTTATGACAG TGTAATCATGGACAAAGAGGAGAAAATTGTGTTGGATTACTCCAGAGACCGGATGATTATTGATAGAGCCTTCCAAGTCTCGCTCTTCTCAAGAATTGCAGAGGTGGGAAAGATAGTAGAAGGACTTTATGGTCGTCCTCAGGACATTGAAGGGGTGGTAAAAGATGGAGTGATCTATGTGGTTCAGTCAAGGCCACAAATCTAG
- the LOC18792306 gene encoding alpha-glucan water dikinase 2 isoform X1, whose amino-acid sequence MAASSSSQSPVPRLHHFELVERMKLQINVSGSSRGRNVRLEFQLSNYANSWILHWGCLFRGNMNWFIPNDRSLGSQAYKQGSLQTPFTKKGELYLLTIELRDPNLHAIEFVLKDGSRERWLKLNHGNFRIEIPETDPTTLMPPIPKELIEQNACLAWESKGRPVSSPQQEKQDYEVALRDLQSQMSKGISLNELQCSFSNSSSKRMVDNREQLRSGMSYPYKRKHNVEQWLQKHSTGSAKNASMPNSALMDLVDKSMGGDDVVSRISYHVGNYEIVVLSKMVRGEYHIFVAMNMRGAIVLHWGVSKLSPGEWLAPPPEILPKKSNLVPGACQTYFTDISTGKGSFQVVDINLQQSNLLGIQFVIWSGGSSWIKNNGTNFFVGVTPVISSGKASGDGDGIFKWLLDEISRREKEAERSLMHRFNIATELTERCKNEGEFGLVGILVWLRFMSCRHLTWNKNYNVKPREISEAQDRFTNLLQRIYLNQPNDREIVRLLMTHVGRGGQGDVGQRIRDEILVVQRNNDCKGGMMEEWHQKLHNNSSPDDVIICEALLNYIKSGFRVDVYWKALNTNGLTKEKLASYDRPIVSEPHFRADTKEGLIHDLTAYLKTLKAVHSGADLESAIEVLVPPNKAHDFTSTGFNYVCDLSPKLQECLKFVKVHLGDEDIVQLMEKLLESRIELRPVLIANHRRLKDILFLDLALDSAVRTTMERGLKNLNFAHLPEIMFFISLVLENVCLSTVNNEDLIYCTKDWYHICELYKPNDGQWALQTKAILDRLQLVLADRSQCHQNKIQPSAKYLGNLLGIQKSAIDTFSEELIRAGSAAILSALINRFYPILRKVANLGCWQVISPVDVCGVVLCVNELRSIQNKVYRKPTILIATRVTGEEEIPDGVVAVLTPDVPDVLSHVSIRARNEKVCFATCFDPNILRDLKSKEGKSISILVKSANIIIRDISSSNFSFKSFGTQSNHQGLKLRKKAFCGKYAISVEEFTSEVVGAKSCNLKFLRGKVPTWIKIPTSVAIPFGAFEKVLSEDFNKDIAYKISSFYKCLKGGDLSKLQSIQETILRMNAPISLTSELKSKMRSSGIPWPGDEGDERWNHAWQAIKKVWASKWNERAFISCRKANLDHENICMAVLVQEIICADYAFVIHTKNPLSGDTSEIYTEIVKGLGETLVGAYPGRAMSFITKKSNLSSPIVIGYPSKPIGLYSKKSIIFRSDSNAEDLEGYAGAGLYDSVIMDKEEKIVLDYSRDRMIIDRAFQVSLFSRIAEVGKIVEGLYGRPQDIEGVVKDGVIYVVQSRPQI is encoded by the exons ATGGCAGCCTCCAGTTCATCGCAGTCCCCTGTTCCTCGGCTCCATCATTTTGAGCTCGTTGAACGCATGAAGCTTCAG ATTAATGTCTCTGGGTCTTCTAGAGGACGCAATGTTAGGCTTGAATTTCAGCTCAGCAACTATGCCAACAGTTGGATTCTTCACTGGGGCTGTCTTTTCCGTGGAAATAT GAACTGGTTCATTCCCAATGATCGTTCTTTGGGTTCACAAGCTTACAAGCAAGGCTCATTGCAGACACCATTCACCAAG AAAGGAGAATTGTATTTGTTAACCATTGAGTTGCGGGACCCCAACCTACATGCTATTGAATTTGTTCTTAAAGATGGTAGTCGTGAGAGATG GTTGAAACTGAATCATGGGAACTTCCGGATAGAAATTCCTGAGACTGATCCAACTACTTTAATGCCTCCTATACCAAAAGAGCTGATTGAACAGAATGCATGTTTAGCTTGGGAAAGCAAGGGCAGGCCCGTGAGCTCGCCACAACAAGAAAAG CAAGATTATGAAGTTGCTTTAAGAGATCTACAAAGTCAGATGTCAAAAGGAATATCCTTGAATGAGTTGCAGTGTAGTTTTTCAAACTCcagttccaaaagaatggttGATAATAGAGAGCAACTGAGGAGTGGAATGTCATACCCTTACAAAAGGAAGCATAATGTTGAGCAGTGGTTGCAAAAGCATTCCACAGGATCTGCCAAAAATGCTAGCATGCCAAATTCAGCTCTGATGGATCTTGTAGACAAATCTATGGGAGGAGATGATGTGGTTTCACGGATAAGTTATCATGTTGGAAACTATGAGATAGTG GTCCTTTCAAAAATGGTTAGGGGTGAGTATCACATCTTCGTTGCTATGAATATGAGAGGTGCTATAGTGCTTCACTGGGGTGTTTCAAAATTGTCCCCTGGGGAATGGTTG GCTCCACCACCAGAGATATTGcctaaaaaatcaaatttggttCCTGGAGCATGTCAAACTTATTTTACTGATATATCAACTGGAAAGGGGTCCTTTCAG gttgTAGATATTAATCTGCAGCAAAGCAATTTGCTTGGTATCCAATTTGTGATATGGTCTGGTGGGTCTTCCTGGATAAAAAATAATGGCACAAACTTCTTTGTTGGCGTGACACCAGTGATTTCTAGTGGAAAG GCCAGTGGAGATGGTGACGGAATTTTCAAATGGTTACTTGATGAAATATCTCGAAGAGAAAAGGAGGCTGAGAGGTCGTTGATGCACAG ATTCAACATTGCAACGGAACTCACAGAACGGTGCAAAAATGAAGGGGAGTTTGGGCTTGTTGGTATATTAGTGTGGTTGAGGTTCATGTCATGCAGGCATCTCACATGGAACAAGAACTACAATGTGAAACCTCG TGAAATTAGCGAAGCTCAGGATAGGTTTACCAATCTACTACAAAGAATATATTTAAACCAGCCAAATGATCGGGAAATTGTGAGACTACTAATGACACATGTTGGTCGTGGAGGTCAGGGAGATGTTGGACAGAGAATTCGCGATGAAATACTTGTCGTTCAG AGAAATAATGATTGCAAGGGTGGCATGATGGAGGAATGGCACCAAAAGTTGCACAATAATAGTAGCCCAGATGATGTGATAATTTGCGAG GCACTCTTAAATTACATAAAGTCTGGTTTTAGAGTTGATGTTTATTGGAAAGCATTAAATACAAATGGTCTCACAAAAGAGAAGCTTGCAAGTTATGACCGACCAATTGTGTCAGAGCCTCATTTCAGGGCTGATACTAAGGAGGGACTCATCCATGATCTCACAGCATACTTGAAGACATTAAAG GCTGTTCATTCAGGTGCTGACCTCGAATCAGCTATTGAAGTTTTGGTTCCCCCAAATAAG GCTCATGATTTCACAAGCACTGGATTTAATTATGTTTGTGATTTGTCACCTAAGTTGcag GAGTGCCTGAAATTTGTCAAAGTACATCTTGGTGATGAAGATATTGTTCAACTGATGGAG aaGTTACTGGAATCTCGTATTGAGCTTCGTCCTGTTCTGATTGCCAACCACAGAAGACTAAAAGATATACTCTTCCTTGATCTTGCTTTGGATTCAGCTGTCAGAACAACTATGGAAAGGGGGCTCAAAAATCTGAATTTTGCACACTTACCA GAGATTATGTTCTTCATTTCATTGGTGCTTGAAAATGTATGCTTGTCGACAGTTAACAATGAAGACCTCATTTACTGCACCAAG GACTGGTACCATATCTGTGAATTATACAAACCCAACGATGGTCAGTGGGCATTACAAACAAAGGCCATTCTTGATCGGTTACAATTAGTACTTGCTGATAGGTCTCAGTGTCACCAGAATAAGATCCAGCCTAGTGCGAAATATCTCGGAAATCTGCTTGGTATTCAGAAATCAGCG ATTGATACTTTCTCTGAGGAGTTAATTAGGGCTGGATCAGCAGCTATTCTGTCTGCTCTCATTAATCGTTTTTATCCCATTCTGAGAAAGGTGGCAAACTTAGGCTG TTGGCAGGTTATCAGCCCAGTTGATGTGTGTGGCGTTGTACTTTGCGTTAATGAGCTCCGTAGTATTCAGAACAAAGTCTATAGAAAGCCAACCATTTTAATTGCAACTAGAGTAACGGGAGAAGAGGAGATTCCAGATGGAGTTGTTGCCGTTCTGACACCTGATGTACCAGATGTTCTATCACATGTCTCTATAAGAGCAAGAAATGAAAAG GTATGCTTTGCGACATGCTTTGATCCTAATATTCTCAGAGATCTGAAGTCGAAGGAAGGTAAATCAATATCAATACTAGTGAAGTCAGCAAATATTATTATCAG AGACatcagtagctccaatttttctttcaaatcctTTGGTACTCAGTCCAACCATCAAGGATTAAAGTTAAGAAAGAAGGCTTTCTGCGGTAAATATGCCATTTCAGTTGAGGAGTTCACTAGTGAGGTG GTTGGCGCAAAATCatgcaatttaaaatttttgagaGGAAAGGTGCCAACATGGATTAAAATTCCAACGTCAGTAGCCATACCATTTGGAGCCTTTGAGAAAGTCCTATCAGAAGATTTTAATAAG GATATAGCATATAAGATTTCTTCATTTTACAAATGCTTAAAGGGTGGGGACCTCTCAAAACTACAATCAATACAAGAAACCATTCTACGAATGAATGCTCCTATTTCTTTG ACTTCTGAGCTTAAGAGCAAAATGAGAAGTTCAGGGATACCTTGGCCTGGTGATGAAGGTGATGAGAGGTGGAATCATGCTTGGCAAGCAATAAAGAAG GTTTGGGCTTCAAAGTGGAATGAAAGAGCCTTTATTAGTTGCAGGAAAGCTAACTTAGATCATGAAAATATATGCATGGCTGTATTGGTTCAAGAAATTATCTGCGCTGATTATGCTTTTGTAATTCACACAAAGAATCCCTTATCAGGGGATACCTCAGAGATCTATACCGAG ATAGTTAAGGGCTTGGGTGAGACTTTGGTGGGTGCATATCCTGGACGTGCCATGAGCTTCATTACCAAAAAATCTAATCTAAGTTCTCCAATT GTTATTGGTTATCCAAGCAAGCCAATAGGATTATACAGTAAGAAGTCTATCATATTCAGATCAGACTCAAACGCTGAGGACCTGGAAGGATATGCTGGTGCTGGGCTTTATGACAG TGTAATCATGGACAAAGAGGAGAAAATTGTGTTGGATTACTCCAGAGACCGGATGATTATTGATAGAGCCTTCCAAGTCTCGCTCTTCTCAAGAATTGCAGAGGTGGGAAAGATAGTAGAAGGACTTTATGGTCGTCCTCAGGACATTGAAGGGGTGGTAAAAGATGGAGTGATCTATGTGGTTCAGTCAAGGCCACAAATCTAG